Within Eggerthella timonensis, the genomic segment CGTGCTCGTGATGATGGCCGGCTTCCTGTTCGTGCCCGTGCTGAAGTCGTTCGGCGTGCCGGGCGAGGCCATCGTGCTGGCGGGCTACCTCGGGCTCACCTTCGTGCTCGTGTCGCTGTTCCTCGTCATGGCCAAGATCACGGGGCAGGACGCCGCCGTGTCGTTCGCGCGCGGGTTCGCCGCGCTGTACGTGGGCGAGATGGCGGGCATCGCCTGCGGCAACGGCATCGAGCTCTTGGAACCGGCCGGGCAGGTGCCCTACGCCGTGGCGGCGTTCGCCGGCCTCGCCGCGCTGTACGCCTACCTGTTCCTGTTCACCGAGCGCGACTTCCGCGCCCTGTCGGTCATCGTGCGCGACGCCGACCGCTTCGACGACGCCTGCCGCCTCATCGCCTCCACCTACGGCCTGTCGAAGCGCGAGGCCGAGGTCTTGCCGCTCGCGCTCAAGGGGCGCACGGGCGAGCGCATCGCCGCCGAGTTCTTCATCTCGAAGAGCACGGTGGACACGCATTTGCGGCGCATCTACACGAAGACGGGCATGCACGGCCGCCAGGAGCTCATCGACCTGGGCGAGCGCACGGTGCATGAGCTGTCGAACGGCTCCTGACGAGACGGGGCGAACATGGGGAAACGGTATGCGAAGCTCGGGTTGAGCAGGGTCGACGTCCAGGTGTGCATCATCGTCGCCGTGGTGGTGGCGCTGTCGTTTCTGTGCGTGTACGCGTTCAACTACTCCGTGACCTACCATGAGATGATCGAGACGCTCAGGGAGCGCTCCGACAGCATCGAGGGCTACGTCGACGACGCGCTGGACACGGCCACGTTCACGGGCATCGATGCCGCCGAGGACATGGAGGACGAATCCTACCGCGCGATGAAGGAGGCGTTCAAGGCCGTGCGCGAGTCCACGGGCGTGCGCTACCTCTACACCGCCAAGCGCGACGACGAGGGCGGCTTCGTCTACGTCGTGGACGGCCTGCCTCACGAGAGCGAGGACTTCCGCGAGCCGGGCGCCCCCATCGAGGAGGAGATCGTCCCCGACATGGAGCGCGCTCTCGCCGGCGAGGTGGTGTACCCTGCCGACATCAAGGACACCGGCTGGGGCTACGTCTTCGTGACCTACTACCCCGTCCACGAGGGCGGCGAGGTCGTCGGCGTCCTCGGCATCGAGTTCGACGCCCAGCGCCAGTACGAGACGTTCCGCATCGTGCGCCTCGGCACGCCGGCGATCGCCGTGGCGTTCTGCCTGCTGGCCATCGCCATCGCGTTCTTCGCCTTCAGGCGCGTGTCGAACCCGTGGTACCGCGACATGGCGAACACCGACTACCTCACCGGGCTCAAGAACCGCAACGCCTTCGAGGTGGACGTCGCGAACTGGGAGCGCAGCGAGGGGCGCGCGTGCGCCGGCATCGTCTCGGCCGACCTCGACGGCCTGAAGGGCATGAACGACACGCGCGGCCACGCCGCGGGCGACGAGCTCATCAAGCGCGCGGCGGCCGTCCTGGCCGAGGCGTGCGCGGACGCGGGGGCGGTGTACCGCGTGGGCGGCGACGAGTTCGCGGCCTGCTACTTCGACCTCGACGAGGAGCGCGCGGCAGCCGTCGCCGAGCGCATCCGCGCGTTCTGCGCGCGGCACCGGGCGGAAGGGTGGCCGCTGTCGATGTCCGTCGGGTGGGCGCTGCGGCTGCCGGGGGAGCGCGTGGAGGACCTGCTGCTGCGCGCCGACCGGCGCATGTACGAGGAGAAGCAGCGCGCGAGGGCCGTGCGCTAGCGCGCGCCCGCGCCGCTCGCGTGCGCCGGGCGCGCGACGTGCTCGATCGCCCGATATGCGCTACCATGGTGCGATACGCACAACGCGGCCTGCGGGCCGCGCGACGGGAAGGACATGCGCTGTGGATCGGGAAACGCTGAGGGATGTGCTGGCGGGCCTGTTCGAGGACGGGTGCGCGCACCTCGACGTGCCGATGGCCGAGCTCACCACGTTTCGCATCGGCGGCCCGGCCGACTGCGTCGTGGAGCCCCGGACCGTCGACGAGGTGGGCGCGGCGCTGGCCGCGTGCCGCCGCGCGGGCGCGCCGGTGCGCGTGATGGGCCGCGGCTCGGACGTGCTGGTGGCCGACGAGGGGCTGCGCTGCGTCGTGGTCCGCATCGCGGAGAACCTGTCGCGGATCGAGGTCGATGGCGCGCGGATGCGCGTGGAGGCGGGCGCGTCGAACGAGGACGTGGCGCGGCGCGCGTGCGCCGAGGGGCTCGCGGGCTACGAGTTCGCCTGCGGCATCCCGGGCACCGTGGGCGGCGCGGCCATCATGAACGCGGGCGCCT encodes:
- a CDS encoding GGDEF domain-containing protein is translated as MGKRYAKLGLSRVDVQVCIIVAVVVALSFLCVYAFNYSVTYHEMIETLRERSDSIEGYVDDALDTATFTGIDAAEDMEDESYRAMKEAFKAVRESTGVRYLYTAKRDDEGGFVYVVDGLPHESEDFREPGAPIEEEIVPDMERALAGEVVYPADIKDTGWGYVFVTYYPVHEGGEVVGVLGIEFDAQRQYETFRIVRLGTPAIAVAFCLLAIAIAFFAFRRVSNPWYRDMANTDYLTGLKNRNAFEVDVANWERSEGRACAGIVSADLDGLKGMNDTRGHAAGDELIKRAAAVLAEACADAGAVYRVGGDEFAACYFDLDEERAAAVAERIRAFCARHRAEGWPLSMSVGWALRLPGERVEDLLLRADRRMYEEKQRARAVR